One window of the Branchiostoma lanceolatum isolate klBraLanc5 chromosome 3, klBraLanc5.hap2, whole genome shotgun sequence genome contains the following:
- the LOC136431510 gene encoding heat shock factor-binding protein 1-like, with protein sequence MADVKMDPAVTGADPKNIQNLTAFVKALLQQMQDKFQAVSDQIISRIDDMGGVRIDMLEKNIADLMRQAGVEEVDK encoded by the exons ATGGCGGACGTAAAGATGGACCCTGCAGTAACGGGCGCTGATCCCAAGAACATTCAGAACCTCACAGCTTTCGTCAAGGCACTGCTACAGCAGATGCAGGACAAGTTTCAGGCCGTGTCTGACCAGATCATCTCGAGGATCGATGACATGGGAGG ggtacgGATAGACATGCTGGAGAAGAACATCGCCGACCTCATGAGACAAGCTGGGGTCGAGGAGGTGGACAAGTGA
- the LOC136431512 gene encoding uncharacterized protein isoform X3: MEHMKRSTRCDGSIRGILSSTVLVLMMVVSTVIVCQLRVNSLQPKLQEIEDLMRENKLADEAAHARRDRRGATDIIEEFSPPFDGGLQGGAMFTHWGRETCAEDLETVYAGKVGGSDHNKHGGGSNYICVPTLNVTWDHYVDGPNSKTYLYGAEFENPGTGFFSTENAEAIESLQDYDVPCAVCRVPTRRSVLTIPAWTSCPSGWTMQYRGYLMTGHESHKGRNKFECVDSAPDIFKGTYENKNGALFYLVEAVCGSLPCGPYIANRQITCVVCSI, from the exons ATGGAGCATATGAAACGCTCTACTCGATGCGATGGATCTATCAGAGGCATTCTGAGTTCTACCGTGCTGGTTCTGATGATGGTAGTGTCTACTGTCATAGTGTGTCAACTCAGGGTCAACTCGCTTCAGCCGAAACTTCAGGAAATAGAGGACCTCATGCGGGAGAACAAG CTCGCGGATGAAGCGGCGCATGCTCGTCGTGATCGTCGTGGGGCAACTGACATCATTGAAGAGTTCAGTCCTCCGTTTGACGGCGGTCTGCAAGGTGGAGCCATGTTCACTCACTGGGGGAGGGAGACATGCGCAGAAGATCTGGAAACTGTCTATGCCG GAAAGGTGGGTGGTTCCGATcacaacaaacatggcggcgggTCCAACTACATATGTGTGCCGACCTTGAACGTAACCTGGGACCACTACGTTGACGGGCCGAACAGTAAGACCTACCTGTACGGAGCCGAGTTCGAGAACCCCGGGACTGGCTTCTTCTCCACCGAAAATGCAGAGGCCATAGAGTCA CTTCAGGACTACGACGTGCCGTGCGCAGTTTGCCGAGTTCCGACCCGTCGATCTGTCCTGACTATCCCCGCCTGGACGAGCTGCCCTAGCGGCTGGACGATGCAGTACAGGGGCTACCTCATGACTGGGCATGAGAGTCACAAG GGCCGGAACAAGTTCGAGTGTGTTGACAGCGCTCCGGACATCTTCAAGGGGACGTACGAAAACAAGAACGGCGCGCTGTTCTATCTAGTGGAGGCAGTCTGTGGTTCTCTCCCCTGCGGTCCCTACATCGCTAATCGTCAGATAACCTGTGTCGTTTGTTCGAtttaa